A segment of the Robbsia sp. KACC 23696 genome:
TTGTGGTGACGTTTGCGTCGCCGGAATCGATTATCAGTGAGGCATCACGGTAATTCGCTCGGCGAATGCGCGAGAGTGCTTCGCCTTGAGCGCCGCACGCTGTAAGATTCGGTGCGCAAAGGGCAGATGGGTAGCCTGAAAACCACGATGTTTCACGTGAAACAATCGCCTGACGCCGATAAGCGATGCAGGTGCGCCACCGCTGCCAGACCAATATCAGGTGCGTGGTGGGCCCATATCGTTAGGCGAATGGAACACTGGCATGTTGGCGGTCGATGCGGTGTAATGCGAAAGCAGCATGCCGATGCGATCGTCGCCGAGCAGGAAGAGGAAAGATGACACAGATATTTTGCGTGGCAAACCAGAAGGGTGGGGTAGGAAAGACGACGACAGCCGTCAATTTGGCGGCGAGTCTTGCTTCGCAAAATCAACGCGTGTTGCTGGTCGATCTGGATCCGCAGGGCAATGCGACGATGGGCAGTGGCGTCGACAAGCAGGCACTGGTCCACACGATCTACCAGGTACTGATCGGCGACATACCCATCGCGGATACCATCGTTCCGGCCGGCGACACCGGTTATGACATGGTGCCGGCCAACCGCGAGTTAGCGGGTGCCGAAGTCGATCTCGTCGACGTCGAGCGTCGCGAGCGCCGACTGCGCGAGGCGTTGGAATCCGTGCAGTCCCGCTACGACTACATCCTGATCGATTGTCCACCGGCGTTGTCGCTGCTGACATTGAACGGCCTGGTGTCGGCACATGGCGTTATCATTCCGATGCAGTGCGAATACTTCGCCTTGGAAGGACTGTCCGATCTGGTCAATACGATCAAGCAAGTGCATGCCAATCTGAACCGCGATTTGAAGATCATCGGTTTGCTTCGGGTGATGTTCGATCCGCGGATTACGCTGCAACAGCAAGTTTCCGAACAGCTGAAGCAGCACTTTGGCGACAAGGTATTTGATACCGTGATTCCGCGAAATGTGCGTTTGGCCGAGGCGCCGAGTTATGGCCTGCCGGGCACCACATTCGATCCGAGCTCCCGGGGTGCGCAAGCCTACACCCAGTTCGGCGAAGAAATGATCCGTCGGCACGGAAAGACCGCGGTAGGGAATACGGCCAGCACGTCGTCCAAGGGGGCTACTGCCTCGAGCGACGAGGCCGCACAAGGCGCCGCCATGAGCAATGAAACCGGTACCGCAGGAGCACTATGAAACCGACGGTCGCAAAAAAGAAAGGTTTGGGACGCGGGCTTGAAACGCTGCTGGGTGGTAACGCCGATATCGCCGATGCGATGCAACGCGAAGCACATCCCAGCACCATGCCGTTGCGCCAATTGGTGCCGGGCAAATACCAGCCGCGCACGCGGATGGACGAAGGCGCACTGCAGGATCTCGCGGCCAGTATCCGTGCCCAGGGATTGATGCAGCCGATCCTGGTTCGTCCGATCGGCGGCGATATCTACGAGATCATCGCGGGTGAGCGTCGCTTCCGCGCCGCGAATCTGGCCGGCCTCAGTGAAGTACCGGTTCTGGTGAAGGACGTTCCCGATCAAGCGGCTGCCGCGATGGCGCTGATCGAGAACATCCAACGTGAAGACCTGAATCCGCTCGAAGAAGCGCAGGGCATTCAGCGACTGCTCGACGAATTTTCCTTTACGCACGAGCAAGCCGCGGAATCGGTAGGGCGCTCCCGTAGCGCGGTATCGAATCTGCTGCGCTTGCTCAATCTGGCCGCGCCGGTCCAGACGATGCTGCTGGCCGGCGATCTCGACATGGGCCATGCCCGCGCATTGCTGTCGGTCGATGCCGGCACACAAGTTGCCTTGGCAAATCAAATCGTGAATCGACGCCTGTCGGTGCGCGAGGCGGAGAAACTCGTCGCGCTGACAGCGCAGGACGACAAGGGCTCGCCCAAAGCCCCCAAGGCACGCAAATCTCGCGATTTGTCACGTCTTGAGGACGAGCTGGCCGATTTGCTGTCCGCCTCCGTCGACATCAAGGTTGGTAGAGGCGGGCGGGGCCAGCTGAAGATCGATTTCGGCAGCCTGGATGCATTGGAAGGTATCATCGTCCGGCTGCGACAACCGATGCCGGAAGAAGGCACCGCATCGCGCTGAGCGCTTTCCTGGGTGAACCGAGCGGGATATAGGCGCACAGTCTGAATTCCTGTCGAGGCGTGCGACGTCCTGGTCGTGGAGCATGGCGGAAGATGCGTGCATTACGCTATAAGCACGTGTCAAACAAGCGAATGTCTGAAACTGCCGACATGCGGCAATACGTCGCAAGGGCGCAATCGGCCAAACGTTTACTCTTGCCCCTCGCTGCGTCCCTTACCATGCGCAGTAGGGCGAATAATGGCGCGAATTCGGGCCGGATCGGGTTGACGTGTCGCAGCATTGGCAGTGCTTGTCGGATGAGGCCTCTTAGGGCACGCGAGGCGGGAAAAACCAAGCG
Coding sequences within it:
- a CDS encoding ParB/RepB/Spo0J family partition protein — protein: MKPTVAKKKGLGRGLETLLGGNADIADAMQREAHPSTMPLRQLVPGKYQPRTRMDEGALQDLAASIRAQGLMQPILVRPIGGDIYEIIAGERRFRAANLAGLSEVPVLVKDVPDQAAAAMALIENIQREDLNPLEEAQGIQRLLDEFSFTHEQAAESVGRSRSAVSNLLRLLNLAAPVQTMLLAGDLDMGHARALLSVDAGTQVALANQIVNRRLSVREAEKLVALTAQDDKGSPKAPKARKSRDLSRLEDELADLLSASVDIKVGRGGRGQLKIDFGSLDALEGIIVRLRQPMPEEGTASR